In the Astatotilapia calliptera chromosome 5, fAstCal1.2, whole genome shotgun sequence genome, one interval contains:
- the LOC113022839 gene encoding LOW QUALITY PROTEIN: tubulin monoglycylase TTLL3-like (The sequence of the model RefSeq protein was modified relative to this genomic sequence to represent the inferred CDS: inserted 1 base in 1 codon; deleted 1 base in 1 codon; substituted 1 base at 1 genomic stop codon): MRADVSMESHRSVHMDQEGHQTTAGHCAPCPESATHPEVCRNFVSLPALDLDRLREARVVVDKAVKMHKVFSIQGRYPVIREGLRARGWVERCMVYSKRRVRRHQSSRNRTDSNYAVCSDRDDDNSNDAEKEKDADRLHNVMSRLVWNEMVYFYWTNRRKAINTKNLHKEQITNHFSKAGNLTTKTGLCLNLRKLHWFDSADPDTFFPRCYRLAALDERHAFIDDYRRTACTSLLKYIVEKDQYVQGERISHTIQAVKGKKKQSKRQSSPVNISQTINKALKVCEDFLQSLEHSDIDTNLETQQTLPHXEWAEFLDSYYLVVHGGAEIDSSDYLVIHCKAMLQRMKIVNPQLEIEGIHNIWIIKPGAKSRGRGIKCANRLDQILDLVKGDPKLIKENKWVVQKYLERPFLIHDTKFDVRQWFLVTDWNPLTVWFYKKCYLRFSTQPYTLDSMDSSMHLCNNSIQKSLRPLLQRHGSIPVDNMWSVDQFKTFLCTKDREAQWDTVVVPXMKRALIYALQTAQDLVESRKNTFELYGADFMLDRDLHPWLLEINSSPTMAPSTPVTAHLCAAVQEDTLRVVLDRRVKRTANTGDFQLIYKKAAVKVPQYVYNSTC; encoded by the exons ATGAGAGCTGATGTCAGTATGGAGTCTCATCGGTCTGTCCACATGGACCAAGAGGGACACCAGACCACAGCTGGACACTGTGCTCCATGCCCAGAGAGCG CTACCCATCCTGAGGTCTGCCGCAATTTTGTCAGCCTGCCTGCTCTTGACCTGGATAGACTGAGAGAAGCCAGGGTTGTCGTAGACAAAGCTGTCAAG ATGCATAAGGTGTTCTCGATCCAGGGCAGGTATCCTGTTATCAGGGAAGGGCTGAGGGCTAGAGGCTGGGTTGAGCGGTGTATGGTCTACTCTAAGCGCCGAGTGCGTCGCCATCAGAGCAGTAGGAACAGAACCGACTCGAATTATGCTGTGTGTAGTGATAGAGATGATG ACAACTCAAAtgatgctgaaaaagaaaaagatgctgACAGACTTCACAATGTCATG TCTCGCCTGGTGTGGAATGAAATGGTTTACTTCTACTGGACAAACCGCAGAAAGGCCATCAACACAAAAAACCTGCATAAGGAACAGATAACTAATCATTTTTCAAAGGCAGGCAACTTGACCACCAAG ACAGGCTTGTGTTTGAATCTGAGGAAACTACATTGGTTTGATTCGGCTGACCCAGACACATTCTTCCCCCGCTGTTACAGACTAGCAGCACTAGATGAGAGGCATGCCTTCATTG ATGACTACAGGAGGACTGCGTGCACCAGTCTTCTGAAGTACATTGTGGAGAAGGACCAATATGTTCAGGGAGAGAGAATAAGTCACACCATACAAGCTGTTAAGG GTaagaagaaacaaagcaaacggCAGTCTAGCCCAGTGAATATTTCCCAAACGATCAACAAGGCACTCAAAGTTTGCGAGGACTTTCTGCAGAGTCTGGAGCACAGTGACATAGACACTAACTTGGAAACACAGCAAACTCTGCCGC AGGAGTGGGCAGAGTTTTTAGACAGTTACTATCTAGTTGTGCA TGGTGGAGCAGAGATTGATAGCAGTGATTATTTAGTGATCCACTGCAAGGCTATGCTGCAGAGGATGAAGATAGTCAATCCCCAGCTGGAGATAGAAGGCATCCATAACATCTGGATCATCAAACCTGGAGCAAAGTCCAGAGGCAGAG GGATCAAATGTGCTAATCGTCTTGACCAGATCCTCGACCTGGTGAAGGGTGATCCAAAACTTATCAAGGAAAACAAATGGGTGGTACAGAAGTACCTGGAGCGCCCCTTCCTTATCCATGACACCAAGTTTGATGTGCGCCAGTGGTTTCTGGTCACCGACTGGAATCCTCTGACCGTGTGGTTCTACAAAAAGTGCTACTTACGCTTTTCCACACAGCCT TACACGCTAGATTCAATGGACAG ctcCATGCACTTGTGTAATAACTCCATTCAGAAGAGCTTGAGGCCCTTGCTACAGCGGCACGGAAGCATTCCAGTAGACAATATGTGGTCGGTTGACCAGTTCAAGACATTTCTGTGCACCAAGGACCGGGAAGCTCAGTGGGATACTGTAGTCGTCCCATGAATGAAGAGAGCTCTCATCTATGCGTTACAGACAGCACAGGATCTGGTAGAGTCAcgcaaaaacacatttgagcTCTATGGTGCTGATTTCATGCTAG ATCGTGACTTGCATCCGTGGTTGTTAGAAATCAATTCTAGTCCCACCATGGCTCCATCAACCCCTGTGACAGCCCATCTCTGTGCTGCAGTGCAGGAGGACACTTTACGAGTTGTTCTGGATCGGAGAGTTAAGCGCACAGCAAACACAGGAGACTTCCAGCTCATATATAAAAAG GCAGCTGTGAAAGTTCCTCAGTATGTGTACAACAGTACGTGTTGA
- the hmces gene encoding abasic site processing protein HMCES yields the protein MEAEPVYVTACTSAPPSRLLPRQIPALYSKIHRTLNLTSDTNSEVKSGSDTVLEKFCFVSFNMCGRTACTLAPDELKRACSYRNRRGQRRQPRWRDGDADNYRPSYNKNPQSMSPVLLSQRHFDKDAPVDKCVLASMRWGLVPSWFKESDPSKMQYSTSNCRSENILQKKSYKDPMLKGQRCVILADGFYEWQKVEKGKQPFFIYFPQTQSGPSQEKRKNSDSESVRPPAKASSGLMKGGEAAGEWTGWRLLTMAGVFDCWTPPGGGEPLYSYSVITVNASPNLQSIHDRMPAILDGEEEVRQWLDFGEVKSLEALKLLQSKNILTFHPVSSFVNNTRNNSPECLQPVDLNSKKEPKSTASSKMMASWLSSSSPSKRKESHTSESKEEQASKPQNQRKSAGGLQQWLQGTNKKPRTK from the exons ATGGAAGCAGAGCCGGTGTACGTCACGGCGTGTACATCCGCGCCCCCTTCACGGCTCTTGCCCAGGCAAATACCCGCCCTATATTCAAAAATACACCGAACTCTAAACCTCACCTCGGACACAAACTCAGAGGTTAAGAGTGGCTCAGATACA GTGTTGGAAAAGTTCTGCTTCGTCTCATTTAATATGTGTGGAAGAACAGCATGTACCCTTGCTCCTGACGAGCTGAAACGAGCCTGCTCTTACAGAAACCGAAGGGGGCAGAGGAGACAGCCCCGCTGGAGGGATGGAGACGCGGACAACTATCGACCCTCCTACAATAAGAACCCGCAGTCCATGAGTCCCGTCCTGCTGTCACAGAGGCATTTTGACAAG GATGCTCCTGTGGATAAGTGTGTGTTGGCCTCAATGCGGTGGGGTCTGGTACCCTCATGGTTTAAGGAGAGTGACCCCAGCAAGATGCAATACAGTACCAGCAATTGCCGCAGTGAGAATATATTGCAGAAGAAGTCCTACAAG GACCCTATGTTGAAAGGACAGCGCTGTGTCATTCTAGCTGATGGTTTCTATGAGTGGCAAAAGGTTGAAAAAGGCAAGCAGCCTTTCTTCATCTACTTCCCTCAGACTCAGTCAGGACCCAGccaggagaaaagaaagaactcAGACTCTGAGTCAGTGCGCCCTCCAGCCAAAGCCTCCTCTGGTTTGATGAAG GGAGGAGAAGCTGCAGGTGAGTGGACAGGATGGAGGTTGCTAACTATGGCAGGAGTGTTTGACTGCTGGACACCACCTGGAGGTGGAGAACCCCTTTACTCATATAGTGTAATAACTGTGAATGCTTCCCCAAATCTGCAAAGCATCCATGATAG GATGCCAGCGATCCTTGATGGGGAGGAAGAGGTTAGGCAATGGCTGGATTTTGGGGAGGTGAAGTCTCTAGAAGCTCTCAAACTGCTCCagtcaaaaaatattttgactTTTCACCCCGTCTCTTCGTTTGTCAACAACACGCGCAACAACTCTCCAGAATGCCTCCAACCAGTGGATCTCAACAGCAAAAAG GAACCCAAGTCCACAGCAAGCAGTAAGATGATGGCAAGCTGGCTGTCGAGCAGTTCACCTTCAAAGAGGAAGGAGTCCCACACAAGTGAAAGTAAAGAAGAGCAAGCAAGCAAGCCACAGAATCAGCGCAAGTCTGCAGGAGGACTTCAGCAGTGGCTTCAGGGAACCAACAAGAAACCAAGAACAAAGTAA
- the rpn1 gene encoding dolichyl-diphosphooligosaccharide--protein glycosyltransferase subunit 1: protein MTQTSPLFTAYLLLLAALGSQVSADGLVNEDVKRTVDLSTHLAKITAEIVLSNQGNSAVHSFILAVEEGLAPHLAYIGASVKGDEEEDGTLELQQTTIQGQSGEFYKVQLPSSLAAGAQLKTKVEMTFSHVLKPFPTHITQAERQLVIFQGDHYFYSPYPTRTQTTRVRLASKTAESYTKLGNPSKTDEIIEYGPFRDIAPFSKDAMKIHYENNTPFLTISSITRTIEVSHWGNIAVEETIDLRHTGAILKGPFSRYDYQRQSDSGISSIKSFKTILPASAQDVYYRDEIGNISTSHLQILDDSVEVEVRPRFPLFGGWKTHYIIGYNLPSYEYLYMLGDQYALKMRLVDHVYDDQVIDEMTVKIILPEGARNIHVDTPYKISRMPNQLHYTYLDTFGRPVLVATKNNLVEQHIQDFVVHYNFNKILMLQEPLLVVGAFYILFFTVIIYVRLDFAITKDPAAEVRMKVASITEQVLTLVNKRLGLYRHMDEVVNRYKQSRDTGGLNSGRKTLEADHRTLTNEISSLQARLKAEGSDLADKVGEVQKLDGQVKELVCRSCQEAERLVAGKVKKEAYIESEKNLTSKRQELVGRIDSLLDAL, encoded by the exons ATGACCCAAACCTCCCCGCTTTTCACCGCCTACCTGCTGCTCCTGGCTGCTCTGGGTTCGCAGGTTTCAGCGGACGGTTTGGTAAACGAGGATGTGAAGAGGACAGTGGACCTGAGCACGCATCTGGCCAAGATCACTGCCGAAATCGTGCTGTCCAACCAGGGGAACTCGGCCGTGCACAGTTTCATACTCGCAGTGGAGGAGGGCCTGGCTCCGCATCTGGCATACATCGGAGCTTCG GTGAAgggtgatgaagaggaggatggcaCACTTGAACTACAGCAGACAACAATTCAGGGTCAAAG TGGGGAGTTTTATAAAGTGCAGCTGCCCTCCAGCTTGGCTGCAGGTGCTCAGCTGAAGACCAAGGTGGAGATGACGTTCAGCCACGTCCTGAAGCCCTTCCCCACACACATCACCCAGGCTGAGCGTCAGCTGGTGATTTTCCAGGGGGACCACTACTTCTACTCCCCGTATCCAACCCGCACCCAGACCACACGCGTCCGCCTTGCGTCCAAGACCGCGGAGAGCTACACAAAGCTGGGCAACCCAAGCAAAACCGATGAGATTATTGAGTATGGACCCTTCCGCGACATTGCTCCGTTTAGCAAG GACGCAATGAAGATCCATTATGAAAACAACACACCCTTCCTCACCATCAGCAGCATCACTCGTACCATTGAGGTGTCTCACTGGGGCAACATTGCAGTGGAAGAAACCATCGACCTGAGGCACACCGGAGCCATTCTGAAGGGCCCCTTTTCACGTTATGATTACCAGCGTCAGTCAGACAGCGGCATCTCATCTATCAAGTCCTTCAAG ACTATCCTCCCTGCCTCGGCCCAAGACGTTTACTATCGGGATGAGATTGGAAACATCTCCACCTCCCACTTGCAGATTCTGGATGACTCAGTGGAGGTAGAGGTCAGGCCTCGTTTTCCTTTGTTTGGAGGCTGGAAGACTCACTACATAATTGGCTACAATCTGCCTAGTTATGAGTACCTTTACATGCTGG GTGATCAGTATGCATTGAAGATGAGACTTGTTGACCATGTGTATGATGACCAGGTGATTGATGAAATGACTGTGAAAATCATCCTGCCAGAGGGAGCCAG AAACATTCATGTGGATACACCTTACAAAATCAGCCGCATGCCGAACCAGCTGCACTATACATACCTGGACACTTTTGGGCGGCCAGTGCTGGTGGCCACCAAGAACAACCTGGTGGAGCAGCACATTCAGGATTTCGTG GTTCACTATAACTTCAATAAGATCCTGATGCTGCAGGAGCCTCTCTTGGTTGTAGGTGCCTTCTACATACTCTTCTTCACCGTCATCATCTATGTACGTCTGGACTTCGCCATCACAAAG GATCCAGCTGCTGAGGTTCGCATGAAGGTCGCATCCATCACAGAGCAGGTGCTCACTCTGGTCAACAAACGTCTGGGCCTGTACCGCCACATGGACGAGGTGGTCAACCGCTACAAGCAGTCCCGCGACACGGGGGGGCTCAACAGCGGCCGGAAGACTCTGGAGGCCGACCACCGCACTCTCACCAATGAAATCAGCTCGCTGCAGGCCCGCCTCAAGGCAGAGGGCTCTGACCTGGCCGACAAG GTCGGAGAGGTGCAGAAGCTGGACGGCCAGGTGAAGGAGCTGGTGTGCCGCTCCTGCCAGGAAGCAGAGAGGCTGGTGGCGGGGAAAGTCAAGAAGGAGGCCTACATCGAGAGCGAGAAGAATCTGACCAGCAAGAGGCAAGAGCTCGTCGGCCGCATCGACAGTCTGCTGGATGCCCTTTAA
- the rab7a gene encoding ras-related protein Rab-7a, whose translation MTSRKKVLLKVIILGDSGVGKTSLMNQYVNKKFSNQYKATIGADFLTKEVMVDDRLVTMQIWDTAGQERFQSLGVAFYRGADCCVLVFDVTAPNTFKTLDSWRDEFLIQASPRDPENFPFVVLGNKIDLENRQVTTKRAQAWCQSKNNIPYFETSAKEAINVEQAFQTIARNALKQETEVELYNEFPEPIKLDRNERAKPSAETCSC comes from the exons ATGACGTCGAGGAAGAAAGTATTACTCAAAGTCATCATCCTTGGAGACTCTGG AGTTGGGAAGACCTCGTTGATGAATCAATATGTGAATAAGAAGTTCAGCAACCAGTACAAAGCCACAATAGGCGCTGATTTCCTGACAAAAGAAGTAATGGTGGATGACAGACTTGTCACAATGCAG ATTTGGGACACAGCAGGTCAGGAGAGGTTCCAGTCTTTAGGTGTGGCATTCTACCGTGGAGCAGACTGCTGCGTCCTGGTGTTTGACGTCACTGCACCCAACACCTTCAAGACCCTAGACAGCTGGAGGGACGAGTTCTTGATTCAGGCCAGCCCACGAGACCCTGAAAACTTCCCCTTTGTGGTGCTGGGCAACAAGATCGACTTGGAAAACAGACAG gtAACAACCAAGCGAGCACAAGCTTGGTGCCAGAGCAAGAACAACATCCCATATTTTGAAACCAGCGCCAAGGAAGCAATCAATGTGGAGCAGGCCTTCCAAACTATTGCACGCAATGCTCTTAAACAG GAGACCGAGGTGGAGTTGTACAACGAGTTCCCTGAGCCAATTAAACTGGACAGAAACGAGCGAGCCAAGCCGTCAGCAGAGACCTGCAGCTGCTGA